Proteins encoded by one window of Actinocorallia herbida:
- a CDS encoding nuclear transport factor 2 family protein has translation MDTLERLGTTEDLRRLMARYVRYADQQRWQDLTDLFTPDGTFTPHKPDGSVWLHMDGREEIAATVGASGGPGVTLVHHLFSDEIDVDSPTTAYGVWAMEDIVTRPEDAEVSEAIPFKRMHGFGHYHARFVKTHGSWYIAELIQTRIRLDFTV, from the coding sequence ATGGACACTCTTGAGCGTCTCGGCACCACCGAGGATCTTCGTCGGCTGATGGCCCGCTACGTCCGGTACGCCGATCAGCAGCGCTGGCAGGACCTCACGGATCTGTTCACACCCGACGGTACGTTCACCCCGCACAAGCCCGACGGATCGGTGTGGCTGCACATGGACGGCCGGGAGGAGATCGCCGCGACGGTCGGCGCCAGCGGCGGCCCCGGCGTCACCCTGGTCCACCACCTGTTCTCCGACGAGATCGACGTCGACTCGCCGACCACGGCCTACGGCGTATGGGCGATGGAGGACATCGTCACCCGGCCCGAGGACGCCGAGGTGTCCGAGGCCATCCCCTTCAAGCGTATGCACGGCTTCGGCCACTACCACGCGCGCTTCGTCAAGACCCACGGCTCCTGGTACATCGCCGAACTCATCCAGACCCGGATCCGCCTGGACTTCACCGTCTGA